Part of the Zea mays cultivar B73 chromosome 4, Zm-B73-REFERENCE-NAM-5.0, whole genome shotgun sequence genome is shown below.
tgaggcgattaacaccgcctggtactccatcaaccagctctaccttcaccgaatcctcaagaagatatcttatgaactcctcaccggtaaaaagccaaatgtttcatatttagagtctttggtagcaaatgctttattcttgttaaaagaggtagaaaatccaaatttgctcctaaggctatagaaggtttttacttggttatgactcaaacacaagggcatatagagtcttcaacaaatccactggattagttgaggtttcttgtgacactgtgtttgatgagactaatggctcccaagtggagcaagttgatcttgatgagctagatgatgaagaggctccatgcatcgtgctaaggaacatgtccattggggatgtgtgtcctaaggaatccgaagagcccactaatgcacaagatcaaccatcatcttccatgcaagcatctccaccaacccaagatggggatcaagctcaaggtgatgaaaataaagttcaagaggatgagccacctcaagaggagggaaatgatcaagggggagatgacaatgatcaagacaaggaagatgatcaagaagaacagggtcaaagaccgccaaacccaagagtccaccaagcgattcaaagagatcaccccgtgaactccatcctcggcgacattcataagggggtaacaactcgatctcgagccGCTCAttattgtgaacattactcttttgtttcctctattgagccatacagggtagaggatgcactaagagactcggattgggtgttggaaatgcaagaggagctcaacaacttcacaaggaatgaggtatggcatttagttccacgtcctaaccaaaatgttgtaggaaccaagtgggtattccgcaacaagcaggatgagcatggtgtggtgacaaggaacaaagctcgacttgtagccaaaggatattcacaagtcgaaggtttggatttcggtgaaacctatgcacccgtagctaggcttgaatcaattcgcatattacttgcctatgctacttaccatggctttaagctttaccaaatggacgtgaaaagtgccttcctcaatggaccaataaaAGAAGAGGTCtaggttgagcaacctcccagctttgaagatagtgagtaccctaaccatgtgtataaactctctaaggcgctttatgggcttaagcaagccccaagagcatggtatgaatgcctaagaaatttttttatcactaatggcttcaaagtcggcaaagctgatcgtacactctttactaaaaccattgcaaatgatttgtttgtatgccaaatttatgttgatgatatcatatttgggtctactaacaaatctacatgtgaagagtttagtaggattatgattcaaaaattcaagatgtcaatgatggcggagttgaagtattttctaggatttcaagtcaagcaactccaagagggcaccttcatcagccaaacaaagtacatacaagacatacttaccaagtttggaatgaaggatgccaagcccatcaagacacccatgggaactaatgggcatctcgacctcgacacaggaggtaaatccgtagatcaaaaggtataccggtcgatgataggatctctactctaattatgtgcatctcgactggatattatgctttctgtatgcatgtgtgcaaggttccaagtcgatcctaaggaagttcaccttagggccgtgaaaagaatcatgagatatttagtttatacacctaagtttggactttggtacccccaagggatccacctttgatttaataggttatttagatgctgattgggcagggtgtaaaattgatatgaagagcacatcagggacttgtcagtttttgggaagatccctggtgtcttgggcttcaaagaaacaaaatccagtagctctttctaccgccgaagccgagtacattgtcgcaggtcattgttgtgcgcaattactttggatgaggcaaaccctcagggactatggctacaaattgagcaaagtccctctcctatgtgataatgagtgcaatccgtatggcggataatcccgttgaacacagctgcactaagcacatagacattcggtatcactttctaagggatcaccaacaaaggggggatatcgagatcgcttatgttagcaccaaagaacaattagccgatatctttaccaagccattagatgagaaaacctttaccaaacttagaaatgagctaaacattcttgattctcggaactttgattgatattttgcacacatagctcatttatgtacctttgatcatatctcttttatgtctacgactaatgtgttttcaagtgtcatcctatgctaagtcatagataattgaaagggaaatggagtcttcggcgaagacaaggctttcactccactctatcgtatcatttacccttcgccgtcactccacaccactcttcaattggtataatcttcactcatattttatttaccaatggaggagaaagtaaaagggctctcaaaagactccgtttttggcgattaatgcaaaagggggagaaatattaagcccaaagcaaaaggacgcaccaccaccaatttcaaattttTTAATTGATATATTTACCTTCAAAGATTTTTGAGTTGGTATCTAAATCCTTTTcacattggtaaaaccctcttgaaaactaagaggagaatttcaattcagggagagttttgtttaaagtcaaaggaaaagcatttgaaacagggggagaaatttcaaatcttgaaaatacttcttgcaatcttattcatatacctttgactatttgcaaaaagactttgaaaagattttctaaaagaatttgcaaaaacaaaacaagtggtgcaaatgtggtccaaaatgttaaatatcaaatcaaacttatatacttagaaatggtttcatttcaaaataacttatgcacatctgtcaaaatgcaaactagttacatttctacactttatatttgctttggtttgtgttggcatcaatcaccaaaaagggggagattgaaagggaaatagtctcaatatttcctataatcgattttggtgtttgacgaccatcacaaactttgtggactaaccagtttgcctagttgatcatttcacaggtccATAAGTTCATGTACAACTACTCTAAATCTATTgtccggaataccatagattatttcagacaggagaagcttttttgaaaaaacagactaagcgcggaccgtccggactcttgcggcggaccgtccgcgacaccaaggtgacccttggacaggaacactgcataaacgcgagtctacactacggacAGTCTGATAGAAAAGCAaataccgtccggcctcaggcgtggaccgtccggtcggcgcagaaccgaaaaacccgaaggtgacgggttcggtaaaatgaattatagcgtcctcgcggaccatcCGGGGTGCACGACTGGACCGCCCGCGATtgtctttatctgacatctgacgacgcatttaatgcattgtagctgttgatatagccgttactgctgaccgttgcgattgtagccgttgatgtgcaggggcggaccgtccggaccaggggcgcggaccgtccgcggtcggcagaaaaggagcaacgactaggaagtggttgggggctataaatacaaccccaaccacctccattcactacacccaagcactccaatctctcacattcaatacaagagctagcaatccgttccaagacacaatcaaagcttccaatctctccaagttccacaattgagacaagtgatcattagtgattagtgacttgagagagtgtgatatgtgtgttatttgtcgctcttgtcgcttgacttttgcaatcgtgctttcttcttctcccattcttattctcaagtgacttataatcaaagcaagagacaccaattgtgtggtggtccttgtagggtctaagtgacccgtttgattaaggagaaatctcactcggtctaggtgaccgtttgagagagggagagggttgaaagagactcggtctttgtgaccacctcaacggggactaggttctttggaaccgaacctcggtaaaacaaatcaccgtgtcatccgctctatttctttggttgatttgttttcccctctctcccggactcagatttaattataacgctaaccccggcttgcagcgtgtttaagttataaattttagattccgcctatccacccccctctaggcgactgtcAGTTTACATCGGTTTGGGTTAGCTGGCAAGTACGTTATTTGATGGTCATGTCCCGTCTGCCTGTCCTGTGTGTGtttgttttctctctctctatGTCGTTGAAATTTATTGCTGCGTTGTGCTAGCAGCTGTTTTGTAATCTGTGGTCTGCCACGACTCTAAGTAAATGttttttcttgttttccttaaaaaTGAGGTCGTTGAGGCGTGACTCAGTCATGCCGGAATCAATAAAATTCAAGTGGGAGCCTCTTCCTACGTTGTCAGTCAAAAAATTCTGTGATGGTTAATACGTGAACTAATATAACAACACTCTATAGAAATATTATTACATCTTTACATGTAGTAGCACTAATTTTGTTCCTATGAAGAACCAAAACTTCTTGCCATCCCTTCTTCTCTTGAATTGCATCGTTTGTAGCAAGCTCCCCTGAAAACCGTGCACTTAAGCATGACAAGCATCCCAAGAAGAAAACACACCAGTTTGATGCCCCAGCATGTACTACACATCAAGCCATAGCTGTAAATTTTGTTAGAACATAATACAATGCAAGGTATAGTTACATAGAATCATTATAGGCATGAATTGTGCTTAGTAACCCACTAGATAATTCAATATATAGATCACATCGTAATAGGCAATGGGCATTAATCTCAGACCAAGGTAGCAAGAAATGAACATTTGCAATCAGCTTCCCCGTGGGGGGCTACAAATACCCAGCGAGTGGCACAAAAGGAAGACGGAAAGTCGGTAACCTTAGACTTCCCCGCGCAACCACACCTGCATTGTGGGAGCCACGTTTTGGAGTCCGCGCTCCTCCCTCGCGTTCGTAGCGAGCTAGGCCAAGAAGAAACAGAAAGTCGCTGACGTTTTCCCGCTAGGCTTAGGAGGGAGGAATGCACATGCGGATATAAACCTCTAGATATGGTATAAACAACCAAACTAGTGAGACCTATATTTGATGGGCCTCGCTAAGCTGAATGTAACCAATCGAACGCCCATTTAAGGCTATCCTCAATAGATTATCCACCTCTATCATTATATTTAAACTCCACCCTATTAATAAGTGGTCTATATTAAAAaacaataaaaaataatattttGAGTACGTATTGACGCAGATACTACAAAATACGTTTTCACATAGTGGGTTTATGTGTTTCCTCTCACGAAGCGCGATGCAAATGGCTCGCCGTTCCGTCGCCCCAACCGAACGGACGTGACACGCACGCACGGACGCACGGCACGCGGACACGGCGCGCGCGCGGCGACTCCGGGCTGGGGTCTCCCTCTTCCCTTCCCTCAGATCCAACTCCGTTTCTCCATTCCCTCCCTAGCCCAGCCAGGGAACCAGTCTCAGTGAATCCCGCGCCCGGATCAATCTCGCCCAAGGAAGCAGCTCTTCACGACTTGCTTCcagatccatccatccatccatccatccatccgagGTTGGGCCGTGGGGGTGTCGGTGCGGTGGGAAATGGGGAAGGGGATCAGCGGCGACGCCCGCCTCGCCGCGGCGCCTTACGACCAGTGGGTGCTGCTGAGCCCCGCCGGGGGCTCGccgcgcccgcccgcgcgctaCAAGGTACGGTTCCTGCCTTTCTGCTGCTGCCGCTTCTGTTATACCTGCTACTGTATTATACGATCGATTTCCTCGTCACCATTACCGTCGCTGGCGGCGATCTCGCTGTGATTGGGCGACCAGCAGTGCGAGGAACCCCGTCATCATCATCAGTTCATATTTCATTGCTTGGTATAAATTCGGTCGGTGCAAACAGATTCTCGGCTGCAGCAGAATGCAGCCAGCACGAACCGCGCCCTAGTTCTGCCTCTTGGTGGCCGACCCCTATGTCTAGCGGCTAGTTTTAGCTTTAGCTCATGAGGGTCGAGGGACATTGGCCCATCAAGCAGTGATTTCCATCCATGTGAAATGACGGAATCAGTTAGATGTGCTGGCCTTCGTTTGCTGTGCGATGATCCAACCCTCTGGTTAACCGCTCTCACATATGTAACAGCATGCTGCCCAAGTGGTTCAAGACAAGCTGTACGTTGTCGGAGGGAGTCGCAACGGCCGTTCTCTATCGGACGTCCAGGTTTGCCAGGCCCACTAAATATCGTCCCTCGCAATTTCCTTTTACCTATAATTGAACAAACTTGGACACGTTTGGCAGGTTTTTGATTTTAAGACATCCTCTTGGTCAGCGTTAAGCCCTGCTAGAGGCTCAAAACATCCCAACCATGAAAATGATGCCACAGGTGGATCGTTCCCAGCATTAGCAGGCCACAGTATGGTAAACACGCCATCCTACCCTTTTGATGGTTTTTTTTTACTGTCTTGTAGCTCTGCAGCCTCTTTTGCTCATTTGATCTAAACAGCTATCATGATATATGCTGGTCGTTGTCTTTTTGCTCAGGTCAAGTGGAAAAACTATCTCCTGGCCGTAGCTGGGAGCACAAGGTCGTCATCATCATTAAATAAGGTTTCAGGTATTTGAGTATTTCTTTACGAAAACATTATGTTTTTTTCACATACTAAACTTAGAGCAGAGAAATGTGAGATCATCGATTTCCTTCCGCACACACATAGTTCTCAGTACACCAGTAATTCAGTTGTTTTCCGTGCTCCGTTGATGTACCCCTTTTCCCAAAACATTGCCTGTTGCTTGTAAATGATAGTGCTGCATTTCTGGATGCAGTTTGGCTTATTGATGTGCAAGCCAATAGCTGGTCTGCTGTTGAAACTTATGGAAAAGTTCCAGTAAGAATCCTTTCTTCTGTACTTAAAGCCAAACTGATTTGTGATCATGCTTATTAAAACGACGTTTAAACGTCGTTTAAACTATAAAACGCTGACAGGAATTGAAACGACAAAACGTTTTACGATTCGTCGTAAAACGTTGTTTAACGTCGTTTAAACGTCGCGTTTTGACGTTTAAACGCGGTATAGAGTGAAATGCCGCGTTTCGGGCGTTTAATGCGTCTGCTGCTAGTAATTGGCCCAGCCCAATTAGAAACTCCCGCCCAGCCCACCCAGACCGCCGCTACAGGCCGCACTTTCACCAGCCCAATTAGTAACTCGCGTTCTCACCAGCCGCCGCACTCCAGGGCGCGCTCCAGCCTCCAGGCCGCCGCTGCTCCAACCCTCCTGCGCCGCCCGTCCGGCGCCGCCAGGCCCGCCTCTGCGTGCCGCTGCTCCAGGCCGCCGCCGCTCCAGGCAGCTGCTCTCCAGGCCGTCCTCCCTCCAGGCCGCTGCTCTCCAGGCCGCTCCAGGCCGCTGCTCTCAAGGCCGTCCTCCAGCCCCGCCTCAGAGCCTCTGCGTGCCGCCGCTCCAGGCCGCCGCGCTCCAGGCCGTCCTCCCTCCTGCGCCGCCTGTCCGGCTGCCAGCCCCTCCAGCCCCGCCTCTGCTGTCCCACTGCGGCAGGACTACAGAGTACAGAGACTGACTGTCCCACTGTTTGGTATTTGACTTGATATAATTGCctgaaattatgatatattgaaatttccctatgttgtttaaaactacatttaaactttgtttaaaccGTTTAAAAGTTAAAACTTACCCATGAGCGTTTCAACGTTTCGTCGTTTTAATAACCTTGTTTGTGATTGTACTGATGCACATGTTTATTTGGGACCTTGTTGAATTCTATTGGATGTTTCTTTTTACATTGCATTAGACAGCTCGAGATGGCCAATCAGTATCCATACTTGGTTCTCGATTACTGATGTTTGGTGGAGAGGATAACAAGAGAAGGCTACTGAATGATCTTCATATACTTGACTTGGAGACAATGATGTGGGAAGAAGTCAAATCAGAGTAAGAATTATGTACAACTTATGTTGAAAATATTCTTATGTAATTCCAAGCTCTTGCTGAGCTTATTGTTTTGCTTTCCTATCGTGAAACAGGAAAGGTGGTCCAGCTCCTAGGTATGATCATTCGGCTGCTGTTTACGCTGACCAGTATCTTCTGATCTTTGGTGGCTCTTCTCACTCTACATGCTTCAATGATCTTTACCTACTTGACTTGCAAACTGTAAGTACTCAATGTTATTTATGAGTCAGGTTACACAAGTCCATTCATTTTCTTATATACTTTGGAACTCTGAGCAAATTTACAAAAGCAAGCATCTGTGGCAATCTAATCCATCTTTTAATCTTGTTCTTTGATTGTTCATGagtgccttcaaatcattttacaTGTACTAGTAGTTTCTGGTTTTAGTAGGACTTCCAAATTCGAAACTTTACCAAGTTAATAATAATTACAATCCATTGATAGGGTAGGACTCCATTCCGCTGTCTAAAAGAAACTGCTGTATGTCATAAGGTATTAATGTGGCATGCAGGCAGACATATTAAACAAATTACACTGTACTTCTACAAGAAGGGATTAAGGCTATGTTTTTCTTTCTCTATGAAGTTTCACATTAAACTTGAAGACTCCAATGAACATAGGAATGTATAATATACTTTCAATACTCAACAACAAGAACAAAGCCTTTTAGttccaagcaagttggggtaggctagagttgaaaccccaCATAAGCCACAAAATCACAAATCAAGGTAATATACTTTCAATACTCGTTTAAGTAATTTCTTATGTTGTTTAACAGCTGGAGTGGTCTCAACCTGATGCCCAAGGAGCACACATAACTCCTAGAAGTGGTCATGCTGGTGCTATGATTGATGAAAATTGGTACATTGTTGGCGGTGGAGATAATGCAAGTGGTAATGCACACAGGATACTGCAATTAGTGTTTATGTTTTTTTGGCACAATTACTTATGATATAGTATCTAAGTAAATTCAAATGCTGCAGGTTCCACTGATACAGTTGTAATTAATGCTTCCAAGTTTGTGTGGTCAGTGGTCACTAGCGTCTCAGCTAGAGATCCTCTAGCTTGTGAGGTACGAAATATTTATGCAATTGTGTTTCCTAGTTCTGGAATTAGCTAAACTCACCATAAAGTAAGGTACTCTTGTAGCAGCATTCCATCAGCAATTTATTGTCTCGAGTGCATGGATGTAAAAATGAAAGACTCACATTGACAACTTTTTTCTTTTGCCTGCTGTACACTGCTTATTTACTAAATATCATATTATCATGATTATTCACATTTTAACTCTTGTTTTAATATATTTTTCCACTTGTCTAGATTTGGTTACAATACTTTTATGGATAGATGTTAGGGATGGCTAAATTCTTCACAGTTAGGTTTAATTTTTTACTCTTGCAAACACCGTTACAAAATGCCATGCAATCTTTGTGTTACTTTCATTTGCAATTCCTTTTATTTCAACATTAGCCTAAATAAATGACAGCTTgcagtttatttttggggtcaacAATCAAATATGGCATTAAGAAACACATTCATGTTCCTTAGATCTTGAGCTTTGCAAAATGTGGTGATGCAAGACTAAATTGTGACCTACCTACACACTTTTAATACTACCTTTTGACTTCTGCTTATTTGATACTTTATACAGGGTCTCACCCTTTGCTCAACCACAGTTGATGGCGAAAAAGTTCTAATTGCCTTTGGCGGTTACAATGGGAAATACAGCAACGAGGTGCTCAATTTAAGCGAATGATATCTAGTCATGTTACCTTTTTTTTCAAATGATTCATATGTTGAAGTTCAGATATTAGATTCATTTTTCTGGGATTGTCTTTGTATATGTTGGCGACTTGAGTGCCTGAGTTTCTTTCAGTTACCTATTCCTGATGTTAAAAGACATGCTTAACTATCTGACACAAGGAGCATTTTGCTGCTATTGTTTTTCTTTTGAAATGATTCATATGTTGAACTTCAGATATTAGATTCATTTTTCTGGGATTGTCTTCGTATATGTGGGCAACTTGAGTGCCTGAGTTTTTTTTTTCAGTTATCTATTCCTGATGTTAAAATACATGTTTAACTATCTGACAGAAGGAGCTCTTTGCTTCAGATCTTTGTTTTGAAATCCAAGCCAAGAAATTTAGTCCAACCTCGTCTTCTTCAATCAGCAgctgcagccgccgccgccgcttctGTGACAGCTGCCTATGCTGTAATTACTGCCACAGATGAGAAAACCAGAGATATTGTTGCTACAgatgattttgatatcaagagagCTCAACCTGCAAGTAATTCCAAAAAGTTTGTTGCTGAAATTGATGTACTTAATGGAGAGAATGGTAAACTAGCGGCTAGATTGGCAGAGGTTCGCGATGAAAACTCAAAACTAAAGGATAAATTAGACATGACAAACTTGTCATATGGTGAATTAGCAAAGGTAAAGTTTTCTTTATGTTTTGCAATATGGATTTCTTGATTTTTGTTGACAATCTGTCTTTTCCCCTTTCAAAGGAACTTAAATCAGTTCAAGATCAACTAGCAGCAGAGGGTTCAAGATGCCAGAAGCTTGAGGTGCTAAAGTTAAACATGCAATTGATTCTCTGATCCTGAAAATACTTATTTTCCGGTTTCCTTCTTATGCTTCTGATTACTTGCCTTTTTATCCTGAATCTGTCAACTTAGTCCCAAATTGCTGCTGCACGGAAGAGACTGGAATCTGCTGGTTCTTTGGAGAATGAACTAGAAGTATTGCATCAACATATATCTCAGGTGGAGGAAACCATTGCAACTACTCAGAGAAGAAAATCTGGGGGTGTTTGGAAGTGGGTGGCGGGTAGTACAGAGGTCTCTGACGATGAATAGTAAGTCCTATCTGCAGCATGCTTGGATGGAACAATGCTTTATGTACTCAGGGGTTCCGCTACAGTTGTAGCTTTATATTTTCTATTTCGCACGACCTTTTTGgtcagaaacttgtttaaatagAGTTTTAACTCATGAATTGTCTAGAGCACAGTAGCACACTGCATCATGCTGTTGCTAAGTTGTACTCTGTTTCAAATTGTAAGTCGTTTTAGTTTTTTTCCTAAGTCAAATATGTCTAACTTTGGCCAAGTTTATAGAATTAGCATCTACAATATCAAATATGCACTATCAAAATATATTTCATAGTGTACCACTGTAACTAATGAATCTTGTTTGATTTTTTGGATGTTTGTACAATTTTTCTGTAACTAGGTCATAGCTCGAGGTTGACTTGGGACAAACCTAAAACGATATACAATTTGGAATGGTGGGAGTACTAAACAACACCAATGCAAAAACAAACAAATGAACAAATATATGGTGTAGAATCATCTGATGACGTGTACATTAAATTGTAACTATCTTGGAATTTTCACATTTGTTTTGACTTTACAGAAGACAATAAAAACCTTGCCGATGGGGTATATCCTTTTTGGCCAAGATTTTATGGCACACTAAATCATGTTTGCTGGGAACTTTAGGGCAGACGTATGTGATTAATCTAATCTCTAGTACTCCATCTGAAGGTCTTCTGAATTTAGATTTTTTTTATGTTCCATACATAAGGGATGAAAAAAAAACTGCAAAAGCTGTCACTTGAAATCTCGGAGGTAGGGAATTATAGCTTcataagggctgatttggtgaccatgCAATTGGAGGGGATCCATGGTGTAGGAATCCCCTTTGCTATTCAAAGTATCCCTTTTAATTTtctggtcaccaaatcagccctacgTATGGGGGTAAACTCTGCAACTTTTTTTCCCTATTCATATCATGAACTTACGGACTGCTTCCATACAATCTGATAGTAGAAACTATCAGCTCTTGCTGTATAACTCAACATTTGATACTAGAAATTTCGACTGACTAATCATGCTTCATCAGGTTGACAAGCAGCTTCCGAACAGGAAACGTAAGCGGAGGATCTGCTACAGTTTTGAGGCAGCTTGTCTGTTGCCAGTTGCCGGGTGCTTCCTCAAGGTCTTGCTCATGGTTGATCTCGAAAATATGTCTCCCGAAATAATCTTGTTTATCTTCTTCGGTGGTGGCACCTGGTAGAAAATTTTCCTGGGCAGTCTTAGACATTAATTCAACAGTAAAAGCATAACATCATGCAAGTATACCAAATACTGAGAGCGTATCGCATTGGATTATTAGCAGCGCTTTGTTTTTGTCGTCTGGTACCTATTTTTTGGCTGGCGGTTATTACAAGAGCGGTCTCATATTATAAATTATTATATAGGGCGTTCATTGGTTGTGACGCTGGGAATTGAGGAAATATACATTGCTTATACCGTAAATTTAGAAACATTTATCTGGTAACATATACTGCACCCATGGACCGTCTGTCCTTTTGAATTGCACGTCTGCACCAAAAGAGAGCTGTGCTGTACACATTTCTGTGTTCATCCATGGACTATATATTTGGGAAGTGCAAACCAACTTCTCCATGCAACCGTGTAAACTTTTAATCCGAATCACATGATGTTAATCCAAGGGATGCAGAGGCGTGGATAATTTTACGCTTAACTGCCCGTTGCTAATCACACCTTTTCAAATCCTCCTTCCACTCTTTCTCACGTTTCCTTAGATCAACATCATGTGGTTCAGATTATAAGTTTGTACGGTTACACGAAGGGATTGGTTTGCACTATATAAGTTCCTATATGACTGGGATGCCTGTATGGTTTGTTCCTCTTATCCAAAACAAAAAAGTTTGGCCTTGTTTTAAGGAATGGAGAGACTATTTTACCAAGGAGGCAGCCTCGTTTGTCGCGGATACTTGATCTGCTGGCAGGCTGTTTTGCCTGAACGAAAAACGGAATAATGTTTAGTACTTACAGCTGAGCTGATCAGCTGATGGCATACATTTGATATGAAAActcagagagagaaagaggaaatccTTACTGTATAACGGCTGCGCCTGCAGGTGGTGTGATCACCTCAGGTGGCAGTGATAGCATCTCTGTTTGGTTCTCCGGCGTGCCGGACAGCTGCGTCAGCTGGACCCACGGCAGCCTCCGGCGGAACTCCTCCCGTGCCCCTGGCGCCAACGGTGTAGGCGCCACGATTACCCTCCTCAGCGAGGAGAGCTTCCCGTCGAGCGGCACGGGAGCGGTGAGAGCTGCCACCGCCACCTCAGGAGTCGCCACGAAGTCCGTCGCGGCGTGCACGGCTACAGCCTCTCTCGCCGCCTTCGTACCGGACTG
Proteins encoded:
- the LOC100277414 gene encoding acyl-CoA-binding domain-containing protein 4-like isoform X1; amino-acid sequence: MGKGISGDARLAAAPYDQWVLLSPAGGSPRPPARYKHAAQVVQDKLYVVGGSRNGRSLSDVQVFDFKTSSWSALSPARGSKHPNHENDATGGSFPALAGHSMVKWKNYLLAVAGSTRSSSSLNKVSVWLIDVQANSWSAVETYGKVPTARDGQSVSILGSRLLMFGGEDNKRRLLNDLHILDLETMMWEEVKSEKGGPAPRYDHSAAVYADQYLLIFGGSSHSTCFNDLYLLDLQTLEWSQPDAQGAHITPRSGHAGAMIDENWYIVGGGDNASGSTDTVVINASKFVWSVVTSVSARDPLACEGLTLCSTTVDGEKVLIAFGGYNGKYSNEIFVLKSKPRNLVQPRLLQSAAAAAAAASVTAAYAVITATDEKTRDIVATDDFDIKRAQPASNSKKFVAEIDVLNGENGKLAARLAEVRDENSKLKDKLDMTNLSYGELAKELKSVQDQLAAEGSRCQKLESQIAAARKRLESAGSLENELEVLHQHISQVEETIATTQRRKSGGVWKWVAGSTEVSDDE
- the LOC100277414 gene encoding Acyl-CoA-binding domain-containing protein 4-like, which gives rise to MGKGISGDARLAAAPYDQWVLLSPAGGSPRPPARYKHAAQVVQDKLYVVGGSRNGRSLSDVQVFDFKTSSWSALSPARGSKHPNHENDATGGSFPALAGHSMVKWKNYLLAVAGSTRSSSSLNKVSARDGQSVSILGSRLLMFGGEDNKRRLLNDLHILDLETMMWEEVKSEKGGPAPRYDHSAAVYADQYLLIFGGSSHSTCFNDLYLLDLQTLEWSQPDAQGAHITPRSGHAGAMIDENWYIVGGGDNASGSTDTVVINASKFVWSVVTSVSARDPLACEGLTLCSTTVDGEKVLIAFGGYNGKYSNEIFVLKSKPRNLVQPRLLQSAAAAAAAASVTAAYAVITATDEKTRDIVATDDFDIKRAQPASNSKKFVAEIDVLNGENGKLAARLAEVRDENSKLKDKLDMTNLSYGELAKELKSVQDQLAAEGSRCQKLESQIAAARKRLESAGSLENELEVLHQHISQVEETIATTQRRKSGGVWKWVAGSTEVSDDE